A DNA window from Panthera tigris isolate Pti1 chromosome X, P.tigris_Pti1_mat1.1, whole genome shotgun sequence contains the following coding sequences:
- the MPC1L gene encoding mitochondrial pyruvate carrier 1-like protein, whose translation MATVAALWRRARDYMKTKEFREYLTSVHFWGPVANWGLPLAAFKDMRAPPDIISGRMTTALIFYSLAFMRFAYRVQPRNLLLLACHTTNVMAQSVQAGRFVIHHYGGTATTTAATTTTNDPTMVPTSDRVCASHFEDDNSC comes from the coding sequence ATGGCGACGGTGGCAGCACTGTGGCGGAGAGCGAGGGACTACATGAAGACCAAGGAGTTCCGGGAATACCTGACCAGCGTGCACTTCTGGGGTCCTGTGGCCAACTGGGGCCTGCCGCTGGCCGCCTTTAAGGATATGAGGGCACCGCCCGACATCATCAGTGGCCGCATGACGACGGCGCTCATCTTCTACTCGTTGGCCTTCATGCGTTTCGCCTATCGCGTACAGCCTCGAAACTTGCTGCTGTTGGCGTGCCACACCACCAACGTCATGGCGCAGAGTGTGCAGGCGGGCCGCTTCGTAATCCACCACTACGGCGGCACCGCCACCACCAccgctgccaccaccaccaccaacgaCCCCACCATGGTTCCCACCAGCGACCGTGTGTGTGCTAGCCACTTTGAGGATGACAACTCCTGCTAG